Proteins encoded together in one Nostoc sp. PCC 7524 window:
- a CDS encoding tetratricopeptide repeat protein, translated as MTQRHTVLNLIPNPPIFSSGWVNKYKFLSSYLLLVTVLLYPVAAGAVDITQQLHRPVSSSFGRESRDEADTLLRLGEQQYAAGSAEKAVESGLEALNIYQLIGDVKAKGTTYNLLARAYIQLGRFKESEDALRRQLAIARDTKDFQSQIFALNNLATLLLQAGEPIPAGKTVEEALTIARNVNNREGEGLSLSNLGLVSARLGDYNKAIKLYETALKYRRQVGDIGGELNTLNNLGDAYLAAGNYPDTIGTYGLAMRMAKMNRDRANQIRAIDGLVTAHSAVGRYERAFDLLQQRLILAQELQNRREELNSFQSYAQLYEQLGNYPTARNFYERAIILSRTLEDSKKEVFLRDRVTQMLKKTGGR; from the coding sequence ATGACACAAAGGCATACTGTTTTAAATTTAATTCCTAACCCGCCAATTTTTAGCTCTGGGTGGGTGAACAAATATAAATTTTTAAGTTCTTACCTTTTACTGGTGACTGTGCTGCTTTATCCTGTGGCGGCGGGTGCGGTTGACATCACCCAACAACTCCACCGTCCAGTTAGTAGTTCCTTTGGGCGAGAATCTAGAGATGAAGCCGATACATTATTACGTCTGGGTGAACAGCAATATGCTGCTGGATCTGCGGAAAAAGCTGTTGAGTCTGGCTTAGAAGCATTGAATATTTATCAATTAATTGGTGATGTCAAAGCGAAAGGTACGACGTATAATTTGCTGGCGAGAGCTTATATTCAGCTAGGACGATTCAAAGAAAGTGAAGACGCATTAAGGCGACAGTTAGCGATCGCACGGGATACCAAAGACTTTCAATCTCAGATTTTTGCACTGAATAACCTGGCTACTTTGTTGTTGCAAGCAGGTGAACCCATCCCAGCCGGGAAAACAGTTGAGGAAGCACTGACAATTGCTCGCAATGTCAACAATCGAGAAGGTGAAGGTTTGTCTTTGAGTAACTTAGGTTTAGTATCAGCTAGGCTGGGAGATTACAACAAAGCAATTAAACTGTATGAAACCGCTCTTAAATATCGTCGTCAAGTTGGTGATATTGGCGGTGAGTTAAATACTTTAAATAACCTAGGGGATGCTTACCTGGCTGCGGGTAATTATCCAGATACCATAGGAACTTATGGTTTAGCCATGCGGATGGCGAAAATGAACCGCGATCGCGCCAACCAGATCCGCGCCATTGATGGTTTAGTCACCGCCCACAGTGCTGTCGGACGTTACGAACGCGCCTTTGACTTACTCCAACAACGCTTAATCCTGGCGCAAGAATTACAAAATCGCCGAGAAGAATTAAATTCCTTTCAATCTTATGCTCAACTTTACGAGCAGTTAGGTAATTACCCAACTGCTCGCAATTTTTATGAAAGAGCCATTATCCTGTCAAGAACTTTAGAAGACAGTAAAAAAGAAGTTTTCCTGCGCGATCGCGTTACCCAAATGTTGAAGAAGACAGGGGGGAGGTGA
- a CDS encoding DUF1815 family protein — protein sequence MFQRLAHQHRQFVQDLVMNLQALAIVLERRGYLASCYTCGDQMNSASFMVSLGNNHLIRFLVSDYGITWTEMRDDRELMKLEGAEAIHQLQELANLVKQPTPVISGSKVLAKRG from the coding sequence GTGTTTCAAAGACTAGCGCATCAACATCGGCAATTCGTTCAAGACTTGGTAATGAACCTACAAGCCTTGGCAATTGTACTAGAACGCCGGGGATATCTTGCGTCTTGTTACACCTGCGGCGACCAAATGAACAGTGCTTCATTTATGGTCAGCTTGGGAAATAATCACCTCATCCGGTTTTTAGTATCCGACTATGGGATCACTTGGACAGAGATGCGGGATGATCGCGAATTGATGAAATTAGAAGGTGCAGAGGCTATTCATCAGTTACAGGAGCTAGCCAATCTGGTTAAGCAACCTACACCAGTGATCTCCGGTAGTAAAGTCTTAGCAAAAAGAGGCTAA
- a CDS encoding photosystem II protein Y: MDIDFRVAIVLAPIAVAAGWAVFNIGAAALRQVQNFLNKEA, encoded by the coding sequence ATGGATATTGATTTTCGTGTAGCGATCGTTTTAGCACCAATCGCTGTTGCTGCTGGTTGGGCAGTGTTTAACATTGGTGCTGCGGCTCTCAGACAAGTTCAAAACTTTTTGAACAAAGAAGCCTAA
- a CDS encoding sensor histidine kinase — protein sequence MFQATRRRLAIWYTAVTAVLLLLFASGVYLYVRNTLIERIDDTLNHVVEIVERSLVIERANNEPEPFRINVEASFRNNAETVEDDHIDLEWFSPTGELIWSTFSEPLNIPIHSDRTGETVHIFKQDRWDNEDTSQSPLLLRQVTQRVEIGRQVLGYLRVSHPWFEVTKPSRQLIFDLALGTGLMVLSVAASGWFLSGKAMEPVGESYQRLKQFTADASHELRSPITLIQTNVQVALADLELTPAEATVSKNYRQQLKVVERLTQRLGKLVNDLLFLARQDSGMSKDGFADCPLDALLMEVVEEQQLLATEKIITLNLHLVDPPALETSPELLENWFTLWGNWDQLVRLFTNLIGNALQYTPAGGEVNVELARLDRIRYNSAAYLQIRVSDTGVGIPSEALPRLFDRFYRVDPARTHKKGNPATDTATGSGLGLAIAQAIVEHHQGQIQVESILGKGTTFIISLPVTLES from the coding sequence ATGTTCCAAGCTACTCGTCGCCGTCTGGCTATCTGGTACACTGCTGTAACTGCTGTGCTACTACTGTTGTTTGCAAGTGGTGTGTATTTATATGTCCGCAATACCTTGATTGAGCGGATTGACGATACCCTTAATCACGTAGTGGAAATAGTTGAGCGATCGCTAGTCATCGAACGAGCCAACAATGAGCCTGAACCATTCCGTATTAATGTAGAAGCTAGTTTCCGTAACAACGCTGAGACAGTAGAAGATGACCACATTGATTTAGAGTGGTTTAGTCCGACTGGTGAATTAATTTGGTCTACTTTTTCTGAGCCTCTCAATATTCCCATACATAGCGATCGCACTGGTGAAACTGTCCATATATTTAAACAAGACAGATGGGACAATGAAGATACTTCCCAGTCCCCCCTGCTCTTGCGACAAGTCACCCAACGCGTAGAAATTGGACGGCAAGTTTTAGGATATCTGCGTGTGAGTCATCCTTGGTTTGAAGTGACTAAACCTAGCCGCCAATTAATTTTTGACTTAGCACTAGGTACAGGTTTAATGGTGTTGTCTGTGGCTGCAAGCGGTTGGTTTCTTTCTGGTAAAGCAATGGAACCTGTTGGCGAATCTTACCAACGCCTGAAACAATTTACGGCTGATGCTTCCCATGAATTGCGAAGTCCCATTACTTTGATTCAAACTAATGTGCAAGTGGCTTTGGCTGACTTGGAGTTAACACCAGCCGAAGCCACTGTTTCTAAAAATTATCGCCAACAGTTAAAGGTGGTAGAACGCCTAACACAGCGTTTGGGTAAATTAGTCAATGATTTACTATTCCTAGCCCGCCAAGATAGTGGCATGAGCAAAGATGGTTTTGCAGATTGTCCGTTGGATGCTTTGCTGATGGAAGTGGTGGAAGAACAACAACTGTTAGCCACAGAAAAAATAATTACACTTAATTTACATTTAGTTGACCCTCCCGCCTTGGAAACTAGCCCAGAATTATTAGAAAATTGGTTCACGCTCTGGGGTAATTGGGATCAATTGGTGCGGTTATTTACTAATTTGATTGGTAATGCTTTGCAATATACCCCAGCAGGTGGAGAAGTCAATGTAGAACTAGCACGGCTAGACAGAATTCGCTACAACAGTGCTGCTTATTTGCAAATTAGGGTGAGTGATACCGGCGTGGGGATTCCATCTGAAGCCTTACCCCGATTATTTGATCGTTTTTATCGCGTAGATCCGGCACGCACCCATAAAAAGGGAAATCCAGCTACAGACACTGCTACAGGTTCAGGATTAGGACTAGCGATCGCTCAAGCTATTGTCGAACATCACCAAGGTCAAATACAAGTGGAAAGCATTCTTGGTAAAGGCACAACTTTTATTATTAGCTTACCAGTCACTCTTGAGTCTTAA
- a CDS encoding DNA-directed RNA polymerase sigma-70 factor has translation MQIPHFPEANHPLVKSLFHHSDQELLDLFQHHPDAGKYFTVIFCRYSPIVYTLIQHSARSPVQAEYLFALTWRHIYYELGGLDLKNPSPGQVGLTLQNWLINITAVCINEIQLPPTEAIHYSLQATSPPLWCYVEQALEQLPPILRLMVLMAQTFHWSETRIAAYLQAEGEKITPPEVANFLQEGYRMLEDKLPKDIRAIYLGEDLAQL, from the coding sequence ATGCAAATTCCTCATTTTCCTGAAGCTAATCACCCACTGGTGAAGTCGCTGTTCCATCACAGTGACCAAGAACTGCTGGATTTGTTTCAGCATCATCCCGATGCTGGCAAATACTTTACTGTAATTTTTTGCCGTTACAGTCCGATAGTTTACACTTTAATTCAACATTCTGCGCGATCGCCTGTGCAAGCTGAATATTTGTTTGCCCTGACTTGGCGGCATATCTATTATGAACTCGGCGGACTGGATTTAAAAAACCCGTCACCCGGCCAGGTTGGTTTAACTTTACAAAACTGGCTGATCAATATCACGGCTGTCTGCATTAACGAAATTCAACTACCACCCACAGAAGCCATACATTATTCTCTGCAAGCCACTTCACCACCGCTATGGTGCTACGTTGAACAAGCTTTAGAGCAATTACCACCAATTTTGCGATTGATGGTATTGATGGCGCAGACTTTTCATTGGAGTGAAACTCGTATTGCTGCTTACCTGCAAGCAGAAGGCGAAAAGATTACGCCACCCGAAGTAGCCAATTTTCTCCAGGAAGGCTATCGTATGCTAGAGGACAAACTACCTAAAGATATTCGTGCTATCTATTTAGGCGAAGATTTAGCGCAATTATAG
- a CDS encoding TIGR02652 family protein, with protein MNPGLQYPIFGPDIQCPHCRQTIPALTLTDTYLCPRHGAFEANPKTGELVHLQSGRHWRRWNNEWYRQHTHPDGIRFEIHEALDKLYTQGYRATRVIIARRYQELMSGYLERSTPWRSGQQETSSARLYGLPVEFSPDPAEDPCWEVINFDLDKEPGVPVRYPYFRLFE; from the coding sequence ATGAATCCAGGTTTGCAGTACCCTATATTTGGCCCTGACATACAGTGTCCCCATTGTCGCCAAACGATTCCGGCGCTGACACTAACTGATACCTATTTATGCCCTCGTCATGGCGCTTTTGAAGCTAATCCCAAAACTGGAGAGTTAGTTCATTTACAGTCTGGGCGACATTGGCGGCGGTGGAATAATGAGTGGTATAGACAGCATACTCATCCTGATGGCATTCGGTTTGAAATCCATGAAGCCTTAGACAAGTTGTACACCCAAGGCTATCGAGCAACACGAGTGATCATCGCCAGACGTTATCAGGAGTTGATGAGTGGCTATTTAGAACGCAGCACTCCTTGGCGTTCGGGACAGCAAGAAACATCATCTGCCAGGCTATACGGCTTACCTGTAGAATTTAGTCCCGATCCAGCTGAAGATCCTTGCTGGGAAGTGATTAATTTTGATTTAGACAAAGAACCGGGTGTTCCCGTGCGCTACCCTTATTTCAGATTGTTTGAGTAA
- a CDS encoding DUF2267 domain-containing protein, whose amino-acid sequence MQTPTPIKAQDMPFLEKVKAESGLADIYDARDITEVVFRVMRDLMTTEAADRVEAELHEPAEASEDKSLQFEIADLWHDTNPLVGFLSRVRPPWQGPGIFKIDSDRFLFRVANEGGMPPNVDREQVVKAVFSATKDELSPERIQEIASWLPDRVRQLWDEA is encoded by the coding sequence ATGCAAACACCCACACCTATCAAAGCACAAGATATGCCTTTTTTAGAAAAAGTGAAGGCAGAAAGTGGTTTAGCAGATATTTATGATGCTAGGGATATTACAGAAGTTGTGTTTCGCGTCATGCGCGATTTGATGACTACAGAGGCTGCTGATAGAGTTGAGGCCGAATTACACGAACCAGCAGAAGCTAGTGAGGATAAATCTCTGCAATTTGAGATTGCTGATTTGTGGCATGATACAAATCCCCTTGTAGGATTTTTAAGTCGAGTACGTCCACCTTGGCAGGGGCCAGGTATCTTTAAAATTGATAGCGATCGCTTCTTATTTCGGGTAGCCAATGAAGGTGGAATGCCACCAAATGTAGACCGAGAACAAGTAGTTAAAGCCGTGTTTTCTGCCACTAAAGACGAGTTATCGCCCGAAAGAATTCAAGAAATTGCCAGTTGGCTACCCGATAGAGTACGTCAGCTTTGGGATGAAGCATAA
- a CDS encoding VOC family protein: MHHASIRTANIHQAIAFYEILGFTVCERFTTGYTLACWMEGLGGRIELIQIPQPKPAPDAFGDEHYVGYYHLSFDLTEITPDLPGWLTNLQERVSESAELSPLKILLEPTQQQIGDRIWEVAFIADTDGLPLEFLRLLTKLH; this comes from the coding sequence ATGCACCACGCTTCTATTCGGACTGCGAATATCCATCAAGCGATCGCCTTTTATGAAATACTAGGCTTCACAGTCTGTGAACGCTTCACTACAGGCTATACCCTCGCTTGCTGGATGGAAGGCTTGGGCGGCAGAATTGAACTTATCCAAATTCCCCAACCAAAACCAGCACCGGATGCGTTCGGAGATGAACATTATGTGGGGTACTATCACCTGTCCTTTGATTTAACTGAGATTACCCCAGATTTACCAGGGTGGTTGACAAATTTACAAGAGCGTGTGTCAGAAAGCGCGGAATTATCACCTTTAAAGATTTTATTGGAACCAACACAGCAGCAGATAGGCGATCGCATTTGGGAAGTTGCCTTCATTGCTGATACTGATGGTTTACCATTGGAGTTCTTGAGACTTTTAACTAAACTTCATTAG
- a CDS encoding M16 family metallopeptidase: protein MSVLSACYRYRFYLLLFVISLVAVLFLGNELAESQHINSSSRVNHPVTLVAKNHQDLKLTENVQKTVLENGLTVLIKEVHTAPVVSVQVWYKFGSRHEAPGVNGIAHQLEHMMFKGTANRPTQFGWLLSALGSDSNAFTSYDQTAYYGTVEREKLKALLVLEADRMQNALMDSEQLASEKRVVISELQGYENSPEYRLNRAILRSVFPNHGYGLPVGGTKADVEKFQVEQIRKYYQQFYHPDHAVLVIVGDCQADKTLAAVKEIFGNIPKSQQSRVHSQKSQFPFPSHQSPVPNPIILREPGSTTLLKAIYPLPQANHQDIAALEVADYILTEGRNSRLYQALIESGLATDISGSVVTLEQAGWYELSVTADPDQDLTKIESVLNNAIAKLTKGVKAAELARAKRQLEAATILSNRSITDQAMQLGNDETTTGDYRFTDYYLAAVRQVSTADVVDVLNKYLSKSAQTVGIFQPIISQSKEIGGKHSPRQTTENLSSNSPVPLAEMMQYLPAIDTVQSNSPNTTLKLPQQFKLANGLQVLLLSDRSTPTITLSGYIKAGTEFDPVEQAGLASLVADSLMDGTKTKNASTLAQALEDRGATLDFAAYRNGVEIEGNSLAEDLPVLIHTLADAIKHSTFPQKDLELNRQQALTEFKQELDDPSAVARRIFLQSIYPTKHPLHKFPTQESLRRIRKKDVVAFQNQYYRPDTMVLAIAGDFAPEQVRSLIEAEFGDWRVSGEPPSVEYPQVSNPSSIVRVNPVVPGKAQAITYMGYTGIKRQDPRFYAALVLNQILGGDTLSSRLGAEVRDRQGLTYGIFSHFQAEKDFGTFWIEMQTSPEDANQAIASTRKLLQEIHQHGVTATELETAKRSLIGSYKVSLADPEELITTILMNQVYGLDTGELHTYSQKIEQVTLADVNQAARELLHPDNLVVVTAGPAMLANQSVR from the coding sequence ATGTCTGTATTATCAGCTTGCTATAGATACCGTTTCTATTTGTTGCTGTTTGTGATTTCATTAGTTGCGGTATTATTTCTTGGCAATGAACTTGCTGAAAGTCAACATATAAATAGCTCTAGTCGAGTTAATCACCCAGTAACATTAGTGGCTAAAAATCATCAAGATTTGAAATTAACAGAAAACGTCCAGAAGACAGTGCTGGAAAATGGACTCACTGTATTAATTAAGGAAGTACACACAGCTCCGGTTGTGAGTGTGCAAGTTTGGTATAAGTTCGGTTCACGCCACGAAGCACCGGGAGTTAATGGCATTGCCCACCAACTCGAACATATGATGTTTAAAGGCACAGCCAACCGTCCGACGCAATTTGGTTGGTTGTTGAGTGCTTTAGGTAGCGACTCAAATGCTTTTACTAGCTATGACCAAACAGCTTATTATGGTACGGTAGAACGAGAAAAGCTCAAAGCATTGTTAGTTCTAGAAGCAGATAGAATGCAAAATGCTCTGATGGATAGTGAACAACTAGCTAGCGAGAAGCGAGTAGTCATTTCCGAATTGCAGGGTTATGAAAATAGCCCGGAATATCGTCTTAATCGTGCTATTCTGCGGTCAGTATTTCCCAATCATGGTTATGGTTTACCTGTGGGGGGAACTAAGGCAGATGTAGAAAAATTCCAGGTTGAGCAAATACGGAAATATTATCAACAGTTTTATCATCCCGATCACGCAGTCTTAGTAATTGTTGGCGATTGCCAAGCTGACAAAACTTTAGCAGCTGTGAAAGAAATTTTTGGTAATATCCCCAAGAGTCAACAGTCAAGAGTCCATAGCCAAAAATCCCAGTTCCCATTCCCCAGTCACCAATCCCCAGTTCCCAACCCCATCATCCTCCGAGAACCAGGATCGACAACATTATTAAAAGCTATCTATCCGCTACCACAAGCAAATCACCAAGATATAGCAGCTTTAGAGGTAGCTGATTATATCTTGACGGAAGGGAGAAATTCTCGACTGTATCAAGCCTTGATAGAATCGGGTTTAGCCACTGATATATCTGGTTCGGTAGTGACTTTAGAACAGGCTGGTTGGTATGAGTTATCGGTGACAGCAGATCCTGACCAAGATTTGACTAAAATTGAGTCGGTGTTGAATAATGCGATCGCCAAACTAACTAAAGGAGTAAAAGCCGCAGAATTAGCTAGAGCTAAAAGACAGTTAGAAGCTGCCACAATTTTGAGTAACCGTAGTATCACCGATCAAGCCATGCAATTAGGCAATGATGAGACAACTACTGGTGATTATCGCTTCACAGATTATTATTTAGCAGCCGTTCGTCAAGTTAGCACCGCCGATGTTGTGGATGTATTAAACAAATATCTGTCCAAGTCTGCCCAAACTGTGGGGATTTTTCAACCAATTATCAGTCAAAGTAAGGAAATTGGTGGAAAACACTCACCACGACAAACTACAGAAAATTTATCAAGTAATTCGCCTGTGCCACTGGCTGAGATGATGCAGTATCTACCAGCCATTGATACTGTTCAAAGTAATTCCCCCAACACTACGCTGAAACTACCACAGCAATTTAAATTAGCTAATGGTTTACAGGTATTATTGTTGAGCGATCGCTCAACACCCACCATCACTTTAAGTGGTTATATCAAAGCAGGTACAGAATTTGATCCAGTGGAACAAGCTGGATTAGCCTCACTGGTAGCAGATAGCTTGATGGATGGGACTAAAACCAAAAACGCCTCCACCTTGGCGCAAGCTTTAGAAGACAGGGGAGCGACTTTGGACTTTGCCGCTTACCGCAATGGTGTAGAAATTGAGGGTAATAGTCTCGCTGAAGATTTGCCTGTTTTAATCCACACCTTAGCTGATGCCATTAAACATAGTACATTTCCCCAAAAAGATTTGGAATTGAATCGACAACAAGCTCTCACAGAATTCAAGCAAGAGTTAGATGATCCTTCAGCAGTAGCTAGACGAATCTTTTTACAATCGATTTACCCTACAAAACATCCTCTCCACAAATTTCCGACGCAGGAGAGTTTACGACGCATTAGAAAAAAAGATGTTGTTGCTTTCCAAAATCAATACTATCGTCCAGATACGATGGTATTGGCGATCGCTGGAGATTTTGCACCAGAACAAGTGCGATCTCTCATAGAAGCAGAATTTGGTGATTGGCGCGTTAGTGGTGAACCACCAAGTGTAGAATATCCCCAAGTTTCCAACCCTAGCAGTATTGTGCGGGTGAATCCTGTTGTTCCCGGTAAAGCTCAAGCTATTACTTACATGGGTTATACAGGTATCAAACGTCAAGATCCCAGATTTTACGCAGCTTTGGTTTTAAATCAAATTTTAGGGGGGGATACATTATCTAGTCGTCTCGGAGCAGAAGTACGCGATCGCCAAGGTTTGACTTACGGAATTTTTAGCCACTTCCAAGCCGAAAAAGATTTTGGGACATTTTGGATTGAAATGCAAACCAGTCCAGAAGATGCGAATCAGGCGATCGCTAGTACCCGCAAACTCCTTCAGGAAATTCATCAACATGGTGTCACAGCTACAGAATTAGAGACAGCTAAACGTAGTCTGATTGGTAGCTATAAGGTTTCTTTAGCAGATCCAGAGGAGTTAATCACTACAATCTTGATGAATCAGGTGTATGGGTTAGACACAGGGGAATTACATACTTATAGCCAGAAGATTGAGCAAGTTACTTTGGCGGATGTTAATCAAGCTGCTCGTGAGTTATTGCATCCTGATAACTTGGTTGTGGTGACAGCAGGCCCGGCTATGTTGGCTAACCAAAGTGTTAGATAA
- a CDS encoding DUF2839 domain-containing protein: MGEAKRRKTTMGENYGQDTRILPWVPITKSQAELFVTWTTRGAWIGIGVMVVAWITIRFIGPAFGWWQVVA; encoded by the coding sequence ATGGGTGAAGCAAAACGTCGCAAAACCACAATGGGAGAGAATTACGGTCAAGATACTCGTATCTTACCTTGGGTTCCTATCACTAAAAGCCAAGCTGAACTTTTTGTGACGTGGACTACTCGCGGTGCCTGGATCGGTATTGGTGTGATGGTTGTTGCGTGGATAACAATTCGTTTTATCGGGCCTGCCTTTGGTTGGTGGCAGGTGGTAGCTTAA
- a CDS encoding gamma carbonic anhydrase family protein, with the protein MSTTSYWPSVDFSQAAFIAPNAVVMGSVTIAAGVNIWYGAVVRADVERIEIGECTNIQDGAILHGDPGLPTVLEDHVTVGHRAVIHSAHIERGCLIGIGAVVLDGVRVGAGSIIGAGAVVTKNIPPLSLVVGIPGKVLRQVTPEEAAELIEHAERYKKLALVHAGKGTDIGFG; encoded by the coding sequence GTGTCTACCACTTCTTACTGGCCTTCTGTTGATTTTTCTCAAGCCGCCTTCATCGCACCTAATGCTGTAGTCATGGGTTCAGTCACAATAGCAGCAGGGGTAAACATTTGGTACGGAGCAGTAGTTAGGGCGGATGTAGAACGCATTGAAATTGGCGAATGCACAAATATTCAAGACGGAGCTATTTTACACGGTGATCCCGGTTTGCCCACAGTCCTAGAAGACCATGTTACCGTAGGACATCGTGCGGTCATACATTCTGCCCACATTGAGCGCGGCTGTTTGATTGGCATCGGCGCAGTCGTGTTAGATGGAGTTAGAGTTGGGGCTGGTAGCATCATTGGTGCTGGTGCAGTAGTAACCAAGAATATACCCCCCTTATCTCTAGTTGTAGGCATTCCCGGCAAAGTGTTACGTCAAGTCACACCAGAAGAAGCCGCAGAACTCATCGAACACGCCGAACGTTACAAAAAGTTAGCCTTAGTACACGCCGGAAAGGGGACAGATATTGGGTTTGGGTGA